The Lutibacter profundi genome includes a region encoding these proteins:
- a CDS encoding TusE/DsrC/DsvC family sulfur relay protein, with amino-acid sequence MAEKTIAGKQINVTDDGYLEDMSQWNEDVAKEIANEIGIELTDKHFEVLNYLREKSAAGEALSIRSVGKSGVVDIKGLYKLFPKGPLKFSSKIAGIPKPTSCV; translated from the coding sequence ATGGCTGAAAAAACAATAGCTGGTAAACAAATTAATGTTACAGATGATGGATATCTTGAAGATATGTCACAGTGGAATGAAGACGTTGCAAAAGAAATTGCAAATGAAATTGGTATTGAATTAACCGATAAACATTTTGAAGTTTTAAATTATTTACGCGAAAAATCTGCTGCAGGTGAAGCTTTATCAATTAGAAGCGTTGGTAAATCTGGAGTTGTTGACATCAAAGGGTTGTATAAGTTATTTCCAAAAGGGCCTTTAAAATTTTCATCTAAGATAGCTGGTATTCCTAAACCAACAAGTTGTGTTTAG
- a CDS encoding GNAT family N-acetyltransferase, producing the protein MATLIGENINLRALEPEDLDFLFSTENNQDFWKVSGTQLPYSKYILKKYIKNSHQDIYEAKQYRFVICTKIDTPIGIIDLFDFNPQHKRVGVGILLLPKYQRKGLGSEALKAIIDYAFTYLDVHQIFANVTTNNLNSISLFEKFKFQKSGIRKDWVYSDNTFKDEILYQLIKNTNEP; encoded by the coding sequence ATGGCTACTTTAATTGGTGAAAATATTAACCTACGTGCTTTAGAACCTGAAGATTTAGATTTTTTATTTTCTACTGAAAATAATCAAGATTTTTGGAAGGTTAGCGGTACGCAGTTACCATATTCAAAATACATATTAAAAAAATACATTAAAAACTCACATCAAGATATTTATGAAGCAAAACAATACCGATTTGTAATTTGCACTAAAATAGATACCCCAATTGGTATTATTGATTTGTTTGACTTTAATCCACAACACAAACGAGTTGGAGTTGGCATTTTGTTGCTTCCAAAATACCAGCGCAAAGGCCTCGGGTCTGAAGCCTTAAAAGCAATCATAGACTACGCTTTTACCTATTTAGATGTACATCAAATATTTGCAAATGTCACTACCAACAATTTAAATAGTATTTCTCTTTTTGAAAAATTTAAATTTCAAAAATCAGGAATTAGAAAAGATTGGGTTTATTCGGATAATACTTTTAAAGATGAAATTTTATATCAGTTAATCAAAAACACCAATGAACCTTAA
- the dnaA gene encoding chromosomal replication initiator protein DnaA yields the protein MTKTASSVWGECLSFIEDNIKQQAYKTWFEPIKPMKLSGEALTIQVPSKFFYEWLEEHYIKLLRVALVKQLGEDAKLIYDVRMENNYSSSKQHTLKIPSSNRNPINAQGITVPLDFNKRELKNPFVIPGIQKVKIESQLNPNYNFESFIEGDSNRLARSASMAVANKPGGTSFNPLLIYGGVGLGKTHLAHAIGVQIKDKYPDKTVLYISSEKFTQQYIDSVKGNTRNDFIHFYQMIDVLIIDDVQFLSGKTGTQDVFFHIFNHLHQNGKQVILTSDKAPVDMQDIEQRLLSRFKWGLSAELQVPDYETRVLILQNKLYRDGVEMPEEIVEYIAKYIKSNVRELEGVLISMIAQASFNRKEFTLALTKQIVDKFVKNTKREVSIDYIQKIVSNYFELDVATLQSKTRKRHIVQARQLAMYFAKRMTKASLASIGSQIGKRDHATVLHACKTVDNLTETDKQFRRYVDDLTKKLTF from the coding sequence ATGACTAAAACTGCATCATCAGTTTGGGGGGAATGTTTATCTTTTATAGAGGATAATATTAAACAACAAGCATATAAGACTTGGTTTGAACCTATTAAACCAATGAAATTATCTGGTGAGGCACTTACAATTCAAGTGCCAAGTAAGTTTTTTTATGAATGGCTTGAAGAACATTATATTAAATTATTAAGAGTTGCGTTGGTAAAGCAATTAGGGGAAGATGCGAAGTTAATTTATGATGTTAGAATGGAAAATAATTACAGTAGCTCTAAGCAGCATACTTTAAAAATTCCAAGTTCAAATAGAAATCCAATAAATGCACAAGGAATTACAGTTCCTTTAGATTTTAATAAGCGTGAATTAAAAAACCCATTTGTAATACCGGGTATACAAAAAGTTAAAATAGAATCTCAATTAAATCCTAACTACAATTTTGAAAGTTTTATTGAAGGTGACTCAAACAGGTTAGCTCGGTCAGCTAGTATGGCAGTTGCAAATAAACCGGGTGGTACGTCATTTAATCCGTTGTTAATTTATGGAGGTGTAGGTTTGGGTAAAACACACCTAGCACATGCTATTGGAGTTCAAATTAAAGACAAATATCCTGATAAAACTGTTTTGTATATTTCATCAGAAAAGTTTACACAACAATACATAGATTCTGTAAAAGGGAACACGAGAAATGATTTTATTCACTTTTATCAAATGATAGATGTATTAATTATTGATGATGTTCAATTCCTATCTGGGAAAACAGGTACGCAGGATGTGTTTTTCCATATTTTCAATCATTTACATCAAAATGGGAAGCAGGTTATCTTAACATCGGATAAAGCTCCTGTTGATATGCAAGATATTGAACAACGTTTACTTTCTAGATTTAAGTGGGGGTTGTCAGCTGAACTTCAAGTCCCAGATTATGAAACAAGAGTCTTAATTTTACAAAATAAATTATATAGAGATGGTGTTGAAATGCCAGAAGAAATAGTTGAATATATTGCAAAATATATAAAATCTAATGTTAGAGAGTTGGAAGGTGTTTTAATCTCTATGATTGCTCAGGCTTCATTCAACAGAAAAGAATTTACATTAGCTTTAACAAAACAAATTGTAGATAAATTTGTAAAAAATACGAAACGAGAAGTTTCAATAGATTATATCCAAAAAATAGTTTCTAATTATTTTGAATTGGATGTAGCCACTTTACAATCTAAAACACGTAAGCGCCATATAGTGCAAGCTCGTCAATTGGCTATGTATTTTGCTAAAAGAATGACCAAAGCTTCCTTGGCAAGTATAGGTTCTCAAATAGGGAAAAGAGACCATGCAACGGTACTTCATGCTTGTAAAACTGTTGATAATTTAACAGAAACAGATAAGCAATTTCGAAGATATGTTGATGATTTAACAAAGAAACTTACTTTTTAA
- a CDS encoding DsrE/DsrF/DrsH-like family protein, which translates to MDSQEKKPLEKVCFICAKGSLEDVYATLVMANGAVMEGIETKVFFTFFGLDGITKKTMNHLHTATTGNPAMRMPGGLPFPTILGGIPGVEAAVSSMMRKQMEDLDMPPVDEFLEMITAGGGELFACKLAIDMFKLKKEDLSDEVSAILTIGEFYEMCDGDRTQIIFT; encoded by the coding sequence ATGGATTCACAAGAAAAAAAACCCTTAGAGAAAGTCTGTTTCATCTGTGCTAAAGGATCTTTAGAAGATGTGTACGCTACTTTAGTAATGGCTAATGGCGCCGTTATGGAAGGTATTGAAACCAAAGTATTTTTTACTTTCTTTGGTCTTGATGGGATTACAAAAAAAACGATGAATCATTTACATACTGCAACAACAGGGAATCCTGCTATGAGAATGCCTGGCGGACTTCCTTTCCCAACAATTCTTGGTGGAATCCCAGGTGTTGAAGCGGCTGTTTCTAGTATGATGAGAAAGCAAATGGAAGATTTAGATATGCCTCCCGTTGATGAGTTTTTAGAAATGATTACTGCTGGTGGTGGAGAACTTTTTGCCTGTAAATTAGCTATTGATATGTTTAAATTGAAAAAAGAAGACTTGTCTGATGAGGTTTCTGCAATTTTAACTATTGGTGAATTTTATGAAATGTGTGACGGAGACAGAACACAAATTATTTTTACATAA
- the mltG gene encoding endolytic transglycosylase MltG, producing the protein MNLKKLFFLIFSLLIIIGGVLGFNIYSRIYTANTTKEGYLYIPTNSNFNEVKSLVRPFLKRVKPFIWVAKKKKYPNAVKPGKYLISKGMNNNQLVNLLRSGKQTFVKLTFNNQDSFKQLAGRVAQQIEADSISLLNAFNDDVFLKENGFNKNNAISMYIPNTYEFYWDTSAKEFRNRMLKEYHKFWNISRIKKAKELGLTKNEVITLASIVQKETAIVSERPMVAKLYLNRLRDKWPLQADPTIIFALKEKLGSAIIIKRVLTKDLEINSPYNTYKNIGLPPGPIAMPDISSIDAVLNPANHQYYYMCASINTIGKHEFAKTLSQHNRNATKYQSWLNKQGVNR; encoded by the coding sequence ATGAACCTTAAGAAACTCTTTTTTCTAATTTTTAGTTTACTAATAATAATTGGCGGTGTATTAGGCTTTAACATTTACAGTAGAATATATACAGCTAACACTACAAAAGAAGGTTATCTATACATTCCAACAAATAGTAACTTTAACGAAGTTAAAAGCTTAGTTCGCCCATTTTTAAAAAGAGTAAAACCATTTATTTGGGTTGCAAAGAAGAAGAAGTATCCAAACGCTGTTAAACCGGGTAAATATCTCATTTCAAAAGGAATGAATAACAATCAATTGGTTAATTTGTTACGTAGTGGTAAACAAACATTTGTTAAACTCACATTTAACAATCAAGACAGCTTTAAACAACTTGCCGGAAGAGTTGCACAACAAATTGAAGCTGATTCAATTTCTCTTTTAAATGCATTCAATGATGATGTTTTTCTAAAAGAGAATGGATTTAACAAAAACAATGCAATTAGTATGTATATTCCAAATACATATGAGTTTTACTGGGATACTTCTGCCAAAGAATTTAGAAATAGGATGCTTAAAGAATATCATAAATTTTGGAATATTTCACGAATTAAAAAGGCGAAAGAATTGGGGTTGACAAAAAATGAAGTTATAACACTTGCTTCAATTGTTCAAAAAGAAACTGCAATAGTTAGTGAAAGACCCATGGTAGCAAAACTCTATTTAAACAGATTACGAGATAAATGGCCCTTACAAGCTGACCCTACCATTATTTTTGCTTTAAAAGAAAAATTGGGAAGTGCTATAATTATAAAAAGGGTACTTACAAAAGATTTAGAAATAAATTCTCCATATAATACTTATAAAAATATAGGCTTACCTCCAGGCCCAATTGCAATGCCAGATATATCATCCATTGACGCTGTTTTAAATCCTGCAAACCATCAATATTATTATATGTGCGCAAGTATTAACACTATAGGTAAACACGAATTTGCAAAAACTTTAAGCCAACACAATAGAAATGCTACTAAATATCAATCTTGGCTTAATAAACAAGGTGTAAACAGATAA
- a CDS encoding Do family serine endopeptidase codes for MKRILTIILFSAIGGVFTLGTYKLFVEKPQIVIEKPEKPLLTTVPTNFTSAISASIENTDFTIAAEKSLNSVVHVKNTSFKTILDPYAEFFYGQGNGIKKYSQIGMGSGVIISSDGYIVTNNHVIKNATDIEVTLNNKKVYKAKLIGTDPMNDIALLKVEAKNLPYITFGDSNNLKVGEWVLAVGNPYNLTSTVTAGIVSAKGRDLDGNKNIDSFIQTDAAVNPGNSGGALVNIRGELIGINTAISSRTGSFIGYSFAVPSNIAKKVVEDIMEYGNVQKAMLGVFGGELNNEAAKDLDINYTEGYYISGVADNSGAKKAGLKARDIIIRLDNVKISTFADLKGFLRAKRPNDVVAVTFLRDGVEKTVNVSLTKNVKAAISTLGLTLKNLDKSELKKLNILNGVKIEAISNRELAHYGVKKGYIIISINDENVTSVDEVSDLIENRQNGEVLRIEMLNLNGELERYIFR; via the coding sequence ATGAAAAGAATTTTAACAATCATTTTATTTTCGGCCATTGGAGGTGTTTTTACTTTAGGGACGTATAAATTATTTGTTGAAAAACCACAAATTGTTATAGAAAAACCAGAAAAACCTTTATTAACAACTGTGCCAACTAATTTTACAAGTGCTATTTCAGCTTCAATTGAAAATACAGATTTTACTATAGCTGCTGAAAAATCTTTAAATTCAGTAGTACATGTTAAAAACACGTCTTTTAAAACTATTCTTGATCCGTATGCAGAGTTTTTCTATGGTCAAGGAAATGGTATAAAAAAATATTCTCAAATAGGTATGGGAAGTGGTGTTATTATTTCATCTGACGGGTATATTGTTACCAATAATCATGTGATTAAAAATGCAACAGATATTGAAGTTACTTTGAATAACAAAAAAGTATACAAAGCAAAATTAATTGGGACAGACCCAATGAATGATATTGCATTGCTTAAAGTAGAGGCTAAAAATTTACCATATATTACTTTTGGAGATTCAAATAATTTAAAAGTAGGTGAATGGGTATTGGCAGTTGGTAATCCTTATAATTTAACATCAACAGTAACAGCAGGTATTGTGAGTGCTAAAGGGCGTGATTTAGATGGGAATAAAAATATTGATTCCTTTATACAAACCGATGCCGCTGTAAATCCAGGAAATAGCGGAGGAGCTTTAGTTAATATTAGAGGAGAACTTATTGGTATTAATACTGCTATTTCATCAAGAACAGGTTCATTTATTGGGTATTCTTTTGCAGTACCTTCTAACATTGCTAAAAAAGTAGTTGAAGACATTATGGAATATGGAAATGTACAAAAGGCAATGTTAGGTGTATTTGGAGGGGAATTGAATAATGAGGCTGCCAAAGATTTAGATATTAATTATACTGAAGGGTATTATATTTCTGGAGTAGCTGATAATTCGGGAGCAAAAAAAGCAGGCTTAAAGGCAAGAGATATAATTATTAGATTGGATAATGTTAAAATTTCTACATTTGCTGATTTAAAAGGTTTTCTGAGAGCAAAAAGACCAAATGATGTTGTGGCAGTAACGTTTTTAAGAGATGGAGTTGAAAAAACAGTAAATGTAAGTTTAACTAAAAATGTAAAAGCAGCTATTTCAACGTTAGGATTGACATTAAAGAATTTAGATAAAAGTGAATTGAAGAAACTCAATATTTTGAATGGAGTTAAAATTGAAGCTATTTCTAATAGAGAATTAGCTCACTATGGAGTTAAAAAAGGATATATAATTATTTCTATTAATGATGAAAACGTAACCTCGGTTGATGAAGTAAGCGATTTAATTGAAAACAGACAAAATGGAGAAGTATTAAGAATAGAAATGCTAAACTTAAATGGAGAATTAGAACGTTATATTTTTAGATAA
- a CDS encoding low molecular weight protein-tyrosine-phosphatase: MTKILMVCLGNICRSPLAEGILKSKIYNFKILVDSAGTGSYHIGKLPDKRSIDVAKLNGIDITDQKARAFSVKDFDNFDVIYVMDNLNYENVIALARNENDKEKVKFILNEVFPDENLDVPDPYNGGSYGFRNVYRMLNEACEVIAEKINSNG, translated from the coding sequence ATGACTAAAATATTAATGGTTTGCCTAGGGAACATTTGTCGTTCGCCATTGGCAGAAGGTATTTTAAAATCAAAAATTTATAATTTTAAAATATTAGTTGATTCAGCAGGAACAGGTTCGTATCATATTGGTAAATTGCCAGATAAAAGATCCATCGATGTAGCCAAATTAAATGGAATTGATATAACAGACCAAAAAGCCAGAGCATTTTCGGTAAAAGACTTTGATAATTTTGATGTTATTTATGTGATGGATAATTTAAATTATGAGAATGTAATTGCGTTGGCTAGGAATGAAAATGATAAGGAAAAAGTAAAGTTTATTTTAAATGAAGTATTCCCTGATGAAAACTTAGATGTTCCTGATCCATACAATGGAGGTAGTTATGGCTTTAGAAATGTATATAGAATGTTGAATGAAGCTTGTGAGGTAATAGCTGAAAAAATAAATTCAAATGGATAG
- a CDS encoding glyceraldehyde-3-phosphate dehydrogenase has translation MSFNELYEKELAFQTNRRRATVELIRIISDLWYDDTVELVLFRNQLIDQNVSEILNLFEYASDFVEKPISIFDAVEIAREIKKQQLPPSIIDIGKLVYEFHSDGNEQSYKIFVKERLKDANNTIEIIPKDIVLYGFGRIGRLLARELMTRTGKGNLMRLRAIVTRGEITEAILEKRAALLRNDSVHGDFHGTVSVNFDKKVLIINGTTVHVISANTPEEIDYTSYGIFDALVIDNTGAFRDKESLSKHIQAKGASKVLLTAPGKGIPNIVHGVNHKEYNPEEIDIFSAASCTTNAITPVLKIIEDNFGVINGHLETIHAYTNDQNLVDNMHKKYRRGRAAALNMVITETGAGKAVSKALPSFEGKLTSSAIRVPVPNGSLAILNLHLKNSASEETINQVMKKYALEGNLVEQIKYSLSNELVSSDIVGTAAPAIFDSHATISNKDGSNAVLYVWYDNEYGYSHQVIRLARYISQVRRFTYY, from the coding sequence ATGTCATTTAACGAACTTTACGAAAAAGAACTTGCTTTTCAAACAAATAGACGAAGGGCAACAGTTGAATTAATTAGGATAATTAGTGATTTATGGTACGATGATACCGTTGAATTAGTTTTATTTAGAAATCAATTAATAGACCAAAATGTTAGTGAAATACTTAACCTTTTTGAGTATGCAAGTGATTTTGTTGAAAAACCAATTTCAATTTTTGATGCTGTAGAAATTGCACGTGAAATTAAAAAGCAACAATTACCTCCCTCAATAATAGATATTGGTAAGCTAGTATATGAATTTCATTCAGACGGAAATGAGCAATCATATAAAATTTTTGTTAAAGAGCGTTTAAAAGACGCAAATAATACTATTGAGATAATACCTAAAGATATAGTACTTTATGGGTTTGGAAGGATTGGACGTTTATTGGCTCGTGAATTGATGACCCGTACAGGAAAAGGCAATTTAATGCGATTAAGAGCTATTGTTACCCGTGGAGAAATTACAGAAGCTATTTTAGAAAAAAGAGCAGCACTGTTAAGAAATGATTCTGTACATGGAGATTTTCATGGTACCGTTAGTGTAAATTTTGATAAAAAAGTATTGATTATTAACGGAACTACTGTTCACGTAATCTCTGCAAATACTCCTGAGGAAATAGATTATACTTCTTATGGAATTTTTGATGCATTGGTTATAGATAATACAGGTGCTTTTAGAGATAAAGAATCTTTAAGTAAACATATACAAGCAAAAGGGGCTTCAAAAGTATTATTAACGGCTCCAGGAAAAGGAATTCCAAATATTGTTCATGGTGTTAATCATAAAGAATATAACCCTGAAGAAATTGATATTTTTTCAGCAGCTTCTTGTACAACTAATGCAATTACTCCAGTTTTAAAGATAATTGAAGATAATTTTGGGGTAATAAATGGTCATTTAGAAACAATACACGCATATACAAATGATCAAAATTTGGTAGATAATATGCATAAAAAGTACAGAAGGGGTAGAGCAGCAGCATTAAATATGGTGATTACAGAAACGGGTGCAGGAAAAGCGGTTTCAAAAGCATTACCATCATTTGAAGGTAAATTAACTTCAAGTGCAATTAGAGTACCTGTACCAAATGGTTCATTGGCAATTTTGAATTTACATTTGAAAAATTCAGCAAGTGAAGAAACTATTAATCAAGTAATGAAGAAGTATGCCTTAGAAGGTAATTTGGTTGAACAAATTAAATACTCACTAAGTAATGAATTGGTTTCTTCTGATATTGTGGGAACAGCAGCTCCAGCAATTTTTGATAGCCATGCAACTATTTCAAATAAAGATGGATCTAATGCCGTATTATATGTTTGGTATGATAATGAGTATGGGTACAGTCATCAAGTTATTAGATTAGCACGCTATATTTCTCAGGTTAGAAGATTTACATATTATTAG
- the dapF gene encoding diaminopimelate epimerase: protein MELLFSKYQGAGNDFIIIDNRSNSFPKNNIEIIRKLCDRRFGVGADGLILLENSTKNDFTMVYYNADGNESTMCGNGGRCIVAFAKHLDIIGDKTIFDAIDGKHVATIKEDMVRLQMIDIDKIDLFENHTFLNTGSPHHISFDSNIDKLDIKKLGKKIRYGAPYFEEGTNVNFVEQISDNSFKIRTYERGVENETLACGTGATAVAIAANKLNKTTLNTVKIEVLGGSLEVSFKKAGDQYKNVFLKGPAQLVFKGNISI from the coding sequence ATGGAACTTCTTTTTTCTAAATATCAAGGTGCAGGAAACGATTTTATTATTATTGATAATAGAAGCAATAGTTTTCCCAAAAACAACATTGAAATTATTCGCAAATTATGTGATAGGCGTTTTGGTGTTGGTGCTGACGGGTTAATTTTATTAGAGAATTCAACAAAAAATGATTTTACCATGGTATATTATAATGCTGATGGTAACGAAAGTACAATGTGCGGAAATGGAGGCAGATGCATAGTTGCTTTTGCTAAACACTTAGACATTATCGGTGATAAAACTATTTTTGATGCAATAGATGGAAAACATGTTGCCACCATTAAAGAAGATATGGTACGTTTACAAATGATAGATATTGATAAAATTGATTTATTTGAAAATCATACATTTTTAAATACAGGCTCTCCACATCACATTAGTTTTGATAGTAATATTGACAAACTAGACATAAAAAAATTAGGTAAAAAAATTAGATATGGTGCTCCTTATTTTGAAGAAGGAACAAATGTAAATTTTGTTGAACAAATCTCAGATAATTCTTTTAAAATTAGAACCTATGAACGTGGTGTTGAAAATGAAACTTTAGCCTGCGGAACAGGTGCAACCGCCGTTGCAATTGCAGCAAATAAATTAAATAAAACAACGTTAAACACCGTAAAAATTGAGGTTTTAGGAGGAAGTTTAGAAGTTTCATTTAAAAAAGCAGGAGATCAATACAAAAATGTATTTTTAAAAGGCCCTGCTCAATTAGTTTTCAAAGGAAATATTTCAATTTAA
- a CDS encoding SAM-dependent methyltransferase, translated as MDSKNGNLYLIPTTLGDNEPLEVLPLSVKKRIEELDFFIVENEKSARRFIKQIAPRKSQPSLTLFKLDKYADQLEVRTYLDVCLQGISIGLLSEAGVPAIADPGAEIVKLAHEKGIKVIPLVGPSSIVLAMMASGFNGQNFAFNGYLPISTSERKVAIKYLERLSKEKNQSQIFIETPYRNEKMLADLKSTLTPTAKLCIACDITLQTEYIRTLEIKDWKKEHPNLHKRPTIFIIHKE; from the coding sequence ATGGATAGTAAAAATGGAAATTTATATTTGATTCCAACAACTTTAGGAGATAATGAACCTCTTGAAGTTTTACCTCTATCTGTTAAAAAAAGAATTGAAGAATTGGATTTTTTTATAGTTGAAAATGAAAAATCAGCTCGTAGATTTATAAAACAAATTGCACCTAGAAAATCACAACCATCATTAACTCTTTTTAAATTAGATAAATATGCCGATCAATTAGAAGTTAGAACTTATTTAGATGTTTGTTTACAAGGTATTTCAATTGGTTTGTTATCTGAAGCGGGTGTTCCTGCTATTGCAGATCCTGGTGCTGAGATAGTTAAACTGGCACACGAAAAAGGAATAAAGGTAATTCCGTTAGTAGGACCATCTTCAATTGTTTTAGCAATGATGGCTTCAGGTTTTAACGGTCAAAATTTCGCATTTAATGGCTATCTTCCTATAAGCACTTCTGAAAGAAAAGTAGCAATTAAATATTTAGAAAGATTATCTAAAGAAAAAAATCAATCTCAGATATTTATTGAAACCCCTTACAGAAATGAAAAAATGCTTGCAGATTTAAAAAGTACTTTAACTCCTACGGCTAAACTTTGTATAGCGTGTGATATTACACTTCAAACAGAATATATTAGAACTTTAGAGATTAAAGATTGGAAAAAAGAACATCCAAATTTGCATAAAAGACCAACAATATTTATAATTCATAAAGAATAA
- a CDS encoding peptidoglycan-binding protein LysM — protein sequence MKKVTVFFSLLLLGIVISSFSKDKKVSNTTYSFSKETSSVPTEKESFSKNFNIPFVGNSFNGFKEAVAFKESQGNYNEVNTLGYLGKYQFGKSTLKRFKIYNTQYFLKTPKLQEEAFIALCSVNKWILRKDIKRSIGKEINGIKVTESGILAAAHLAGAGNVKKYLRSNGKSRFKDAYGSSVQNYLQQFSGYDTSFIEANKKPVL from the coding sequence ATGAAAAAAGTAACAGTATTTTTTAGTTTACTATTATTAGGAATCGTTATTTCAAGTTTTTCCAAGGATAAAAAGGTTAGCAACACCACCTACTCTTTCTCTAAAGAAACAAGCTCAGTTCCAACTGAAAAAGAAAGTTTCTCTAAAAATTTTAATATTCCTTTTGTAGGGAATTCATTCAACGGTTTTAAAGAAGCTGTTGCCTTTAAAGAATCTCAAGGAAATTATAATGAGGTAAATACTCTTGGTTATTTAGGAAAATATCAATTTGGAAAATCTACTTTAAAAAGATTTAAAATATACAACACGCAATATTTTTTAAAAACTCCCAAACTACAGGAAGAAGCCTTTATTGCTCTTTGCTCTGTAAATAAGTGGATTTTAAGAAAAGATATTAAAAGGAGTATTGGAAAAGAAATAAACGGTATTAAAGTTACAGAATCTGGTATTCTTGCCGCAGCCCACCTTGCAGGTGCTGGAAATGTAAAAAAATACCTTAGGAGTAATGGGAAATCTAGATTTAAAGATGCATACGGATCTTCCGTTCAAAATTACTTACAACAATTCTCAGGTTATGATACTTCATTTATAGAAGCTAACAAAAAACCTGTATTATAG
- a CDS encoding DMT family transporter, with the protein MKISNSIKGFLLALVSVIAVSNVYIFSKAALTEVSIQQFGVYWFGFGLLWILMYAWYRKSYKIIKELSIKSYLILVFLGLVEVVGTYFFFKAIHTIPNPTIVSFIGNISPALVITFSFFILKERFNTIEFIGMLLALFGAFVISYKGNAGMNDMFINGAQYILYSSILGGVNAVVIKKNIKIIHPIILTVSRSLFLLIFSIIALNVLGESTVISTRAVRNIFIGSLLGPFLTVIAGYLALQYIPLSRKAVITSTKGLFVLLGSYLYFGQFPKTIALIGGFVTIIGVLLISFGKYKETRKKRLNS; encoded by the coding sequence ATGAAAATATCAAATTCTATCAAAGGTTTTTTATTAGCATTAGTTTCGGTAATCGCTGTTTCTAATGTTTATATTTTTAGTAAAGCTGCATTGACAGAAGTTAGTATTCAGCAATTTGGAGTTTATTGGTTTGGCTTTGGATTGTTATGGATTTTAATGTATGCTTGGTATCGTAAATCGTACAAAATTATAAAAGAACTTTCTATTAAAAGCTATTTAATATTAGTGTTTTTAGGACTTGTTGAGGTTGTTGGGACTTATTTTTTCTTTAAGGCAATTCATACAATTCCCAATCCAACAATTGTTTCGTTTATTGGAAATATATCACCAGCTTTAGTTATTACGTTTAGTTTTTTCATATTAAAAGAACGTTTTAATACTATAGAATTTATAGGAATGTTACTAGCATTGTTTGGCGCTTTTGTAATAAGCTACAAGGGAAATGCAGGCATGAATGATATGTTTATAAATGGTGCTCAATATATACTATATTCAAGTATTTTGGGAGGTGTAAATGCCGTTGTAATAAAAAAGAACATTAAAATAATTCACCCAATAATATTAACCGTAAGTAGAAGTTTATTTTTATTAATTTTTTCTATAATTGCATTAAATGTTTTAGGAGAATCTACGGTTATATCTACAAGAGCTGTACGTAATATTTTTATTGGCTCTCTTTTAGGACCTTTTTTAACAGTTATAGCAGGTTACTTGGCGTTACAATATATACCACTGTCTAGAAAAGCTGTAATAACTAGCACTAAGGGTCTTTTTGTGTTGTTAGGTTCCTATCTTTATTTTGGACAGTTTCCTAAAACTATTGCTTTAATTGGAGGTTTTGTTACCATTATTGGTGTTTTATTAATTTCATTTGGTAAATATAAAGAAACAAGGAAAAAGAGATTAAATAGTTGA